One window of Sphingobacteriales bacterium genomic DNA carries:
- a CDS encoding stage II sporulation protein M, which produces MREPAFVKQNAEKWKRFEELLNKKAQTTPDELAGLFIQITDDLSYSKTFYPDSQITKYLNALAAKAHQSIYVNKREDRSRIFNFWKYELPFVFYRSRWHLFYSFLIFSLSVFIGVISSANDDTFIRLILGDSYVNMTLDNISRGDPMAVYKESKQTDMFMGITFNNVRVSFLAFAAGVFFSFGTAYILFFNGVMVGAFQYMFYEQGLFMTSFLTIWIHGTLEISAIVIAGCAGLAMGNSILFPQTFSRLESFRRGAKQGLKIIIGLIPVFITAGFLESFVTRATDLPDLVKSGIILTSLAFIIWYFIVYPHHLQKTGIPKNVFENLPD; this is translated from the coding sequence ATGCGAGAACCGGCTTTTGTCAAACAAAATGCTGAAAAGTGGAAACGTTTTGAGGAACTTTTAAATAAAAAAGCTCAAACAACACCTGATGAACTTGCGGGACTTTTCATACAAATAACCGATGATTTGTCTTATTCAAAAACTTTTTATCCGGATAGTCAGATAACCAAATACCTTAACGCTTTGGCAGCAAAAGCACATCAATCAATTTATGTGAATAAGCGCGAAGACAGAAGCCGGATTTTTAATTTCTGGAAATACGAGTTACCCTTTGTTTTTTACCGTTCAAGGTGGCATTTGTTCTATTCCTTTCTTATTTTTTCACTATCTGTTTTCATTGGCGTTATTTCGAGTGCAAATGATGATACCTTCATCCGTTTAATTTTGGGAGATTCCTATGTCAACATGACACTTGATAATATCAGCAGAGGGGACCCGATGGCAGTTTACAAAGAAAGCAAACAAACTGATATGTTTATGGGAATTACCTTTAACAATGTCAGGGTTTCATTTTTGGCTTTTGCAGCAGGTGTTTTCTTTTCCTTTGGAACAGCGTATATACTATTTTTTAATGGAGTTATGGTGGGAGCATTTCAATATATGTTTTATGAACAGGGGTTATTTATGACCTCATTTTTAACTATCTGGATTCATGGCACCCTGGAGATTTCGGCAATAGTTATAGCAGGTTGCGCCGGATTGGCAATGGGTAACAGTATTTTGTTTCCTCAAACCTTTAGTCGTTTGGAGTCATTCAGAAGAGGGGCTAAACAAGGGCTAAAAATTATTATAGGCTTAATACCTGTTTTTATTACTGCCGGTTTTTTGGAGAGTTTTGTAACCCGTGCAACTGATCTTCCTGATTTGGTTAAATCAGGAATTATATTAACTTCATTAGCTTTTATAATATGGTATTTTATTGTGTATCCGCATCATTTACAAAAAACAGGAATACCAAAAAACGTTTTTGAAAATCTACCGGATTAA
- a CDS encoding RDD family protein: MEEQLKVVTTQNVGIDYEIASLGDRYVAGIIDVLVVIAYLIALIIVVDEANLWYLDDWFYILIAYLPIFLYNLLAEVFFNGQSVGKYAKGLKVVNMDGSQVSIGGYLLRWLLYPIDVLISFGGVAIISIIITGGQRLGDLAAGTTVVNLKSKANLKEVLFNFLPDNYEITFPEVAKLSDKDISIIREVIAEANRLNNTNHITTLAEKVALVMDVEHSMQPYKFVSKVVEDFNFLHGRY; the protein is encoded by the coding sequence ATGGAAGAGCAGTTAAAAGTAGTTACCACCCAAAACGTAGGAATAGATTATGAAATTGCAAGTCTCGGTGACAGATATGTCGCCGGAATCATTGATGTTTTAGTTGTTATTGCCTATTTAATAGCACTAATCATCGTAGTAGATGAAGCTAATCTTTGGTATTTAGACGATTGGTTTTATATACTCATCGCATATTTGCCAATTTTTTTATACAATCTGTTGGCTGAAGTTTTTTTCAATGGTCAAAGCGTAGGCAAATATGCAAAAGGGTTGAAAGTGGTCAATATGGATGGTTCTCAGGTTTCTATAGGCGGATATTTACTCAGGTGGCTTTTATATCCCATTGATGTTTTAATTTCTTTTGGAGGTGTAGCAATTATCAGTATCATTATAACCGGAGGACAGCGATTAGGAGATTTAGCAGCCGGAACTACCGTGGTTAACCTGAAAAGTAAAGCCAATCTTAAAGAGGTTTTATTCAACTTTCTTCCCGATAACTATGAAATTACCTTTCCGGAGGTTGCAAAATTGAGTGATAAAGACATCTCTATTATCAGGGAAGTTATTGCTGAAGCCAATAGACTGAACAATACCAATCACATCACTACCCTTGCAGAAAAAGTTGCACTGGTGATGGATGTTGAACACAGTATGCAACCTTATAAGTTTGTGTCAAAAGTTGTGGAAGACTTTAACTTCTTACACGGAAGATATTGA
- a CDS encoding ATP-dependent Clp protease ATP-binding subunit, producing the protein MEAKFSQKVKDVISFSKEEAMRFNHGEIGLEHLVLGLLREGESLAIQVLKALNIDVILLRRSIEDNIKNQISHHQAVNANNIPLTKQTEKALKVTVLEAKRLQSEIIGTEHLMLSILKNPDNIAIQILNQFEVSYDSFKEKLDFLLNRQNLPSNEYPNDSDDDYDDEKKSGFSTSRKSNIKSKTPVLDNFGRDITKLAEEGKLDPIVGRETEIERVSQILSRRKKNNPILIGEPGVGKTAIVEGLALRIIQRKVSRVLFDKRIVMLDLAALVAGTKYRGQFEERMKAIMNELEKNRDVILFIDEIHTIVGAGGATGSLDASNIFKPALARGELQAIGASTLDEYRQYIEKDGALDRRFQKVLIEPPSVEDSLLILNNIKDKYEEYHNVEYSDEAITACVLLSNRYITDRYLPDKAIDVLDEVGARVHLKNIHVPQNIIELERQIEEIREEKNRVVKNQRYEDAARLRDKEKRYQEELERAKQEWEEEAKIKKYPVSEDDIAEVVAMMTGIPVKRVAQSESHKLLHMDKDIKEAIIGQDEAVGKVVKAIQRNRAGLKSPKKPIGSFIFLGPTGVGKTELAKALARYLFDGEDALIRIDMSEYMEKFSVSRLIGAPPGYVGYEEGGQLTEKVRRKPYSVVLFDEIEKAHPDVYNILLQVLDDGQLTDGLGRKIDFKNTLIIMTSNIGVRTLKDFGAGVGFSTSAKEEEADSYAKSVIQKALRKTFSPEFLNRIDDVVIFNSLSKEEIFRIIDIALNDLRKRLTALGYKLELSPAAISFLADKGYDPQFGARPLHRAIQKYLEDPLAEEMLAANLVSGDTLLVDLDEDNKIIVKKKQAETIEH; encoded by the coding sequence ATGGAAGCAAAATTTTCACAAAAAGTTAAGGACGTAATATCGTTCAGTAAAGAAGAGGCAATGCGCTTCAACCATGGCGAAATAGGTTTGGAGCATTTAGTATTGGGTTTGTTGCGAGAAGGCGAAAGTCTCGCTATTCAGGTTCTTAAAGCACTGAATATTGATGTCATTTTGTTAAGGCGATCAATAGAAGACAATATTAAGAACCAGATTTCTCATCATCAGGCTGTGAATGCCAATAACATTCCACTGACCAAACAAACCGAAAAAGCTTTAAAAGTTACTGTTTTGGAAGCTAAAAGACTACAAAGCGAAATCATCGGTACCGAACATTTAATGTTATCAATTCTAAAAAATCCGGATAATATAGCGATTCAAATTTTAAATCAGTTTGAGGTTAGTTATGACAGTTTCAAGGAAAAATTAGATTTTCTTTTGAACAGACAAAACCTGCCCTCCAATGAATATCCTAACGATTCGGATGATGATTATGATGATGAAAAAAAGAGTGGGTTCAGCACTTCGCGCAAATCAAATATCAAATCAAAAACCCCAGTTTTAGATAATTTTGGTCGGGACATCACAAAATTAGCTGAAGAAGGCAAATTAGACCCTATCGTTGGAAGAGAAACTGAAATTGAAAGAGTTTCGCAGATATTAAGCAGACGCAAAAAAAACAACCCAATTTTGATAGGTGAGCCGGGTGTTGGTAAAACGGCAATTGTCGAAGGATTAGCTTTGCGAATTATTCAACGCAAAGTTTCAAGGGTATTGTTTGATAAAAGAATCGTGATGTTAGACCTTGCTGCTTTAGTAGCCGGCACCAAATACAGAGGTCAGTTTGAGGAAAGAATGAAAGCCATCATGAATGAATTGGAGAAAAACCGGGATGTTATTCTCTTTATAGATGAAATTCATACTATTGTTGGTGCCGGAGGTGCAACAGGTTCTTTGGATGCTTCCAATATTTTCAAACCGGCTTTGGCAAGGGGAGAATTACAAGCGATTGGTGCTTCAACATTGGATGAATATCGTCAGTATATTGAAAAAGACGGCGCATTAGACCGGCGTTTTCAAAAAGTTTTGATTGAGCCGCCAAGTGTTGAGGATTCTTTACTGATTCTCAATAACATCAAAGATAAGTATGAGGAGTATCACAATGTTGAATATTCTGACGAAGCTATCACTGCTTGTGTTTTGTTGAGTAACCGATATATAACAGACCGTTACTTGCCTGATAAAGCGATTGATGTTTTGGACGAGGTTGGCGCAAGAGTTCACCTGAAAAATATTCATGTTCCTCAAAACATTATTGAGTTAGAGCGTCAGATTGAAGAAATCAGGGAGGAGAAAAACCGGGTGGTTAAAAACCAACGATATGAAGATGCTGCCCGTTTGAGGGATAAAGAAAAACGCTATCAGGAAGAATTGGAACGCGCCAAACAGGAATGGGAAGAAGAAGCTAAAATTAAGAAATATCCGGTCAGTGAAGATGATATTGCTGAAGTAGTAGCCATGATGACAGGGATTCCGGTCAAACGAGTGGCCCAAAGCGAAAGCCATAAATTGCTTCACATGGACAAAGACATTAAAGAAGCTATCATCGGACAGGATGAAGCTGTGGGTAAAGTAGTAAAAGCTATCCAACGCAACAGAGCCGGTCTGAAAAGCCCCAAAAAACCAATCGGTTCTTTTATTTTCTTAGGTCCTACCGGTGTTGGGAAAACAGAACTTGCCAAGGCTTTAGCCCGCTATTTATTTGATGGAGAAGATGCCCTTATCAGAATAGACATGAGTGAATATATGGAAAAGTTTTCTGTATCTCGACTCATTGGAGCGCCTCCCGGTTATGTTGGATATGAAGAAGGCGGTCAATTGACTGAAAAAGTACGCCGCAAACCTTATAGCGTTGTGCTTTTTGATGAAATTGAAAAAGCGCATCCGGATGTTTACAATATTTTACTTCAGGTTTTGGACGATGGTCAACTTACAGATGGATTAGGTCGTAAAATAGACTTCAAAAATACTCTGATCATCATGACATCTAATATTGGCGTGCGAACTTTAAAGGATTTCGGTGCAGGTGTTGGATTTAGTACTTCTGCCAAAGAAGAAGAGGCGGATTCTTATGCTAAAAGTGTGATTCAAAAAGCACTGCGCAAAACCTTTTCACCTGAATTTTTAAACCGGATTGACGATGTGGTCATCTTTAACTCATTAAGCAAAGAGGAAATCTTCAGGATAATAGATATTGCACTGAATGATCTTCGCAAACGTTTGACTGCGTTGGGCTATAAATTAGAATTATCGCCTGCAGCCATCAGTTTCCTTGCCGATAAAGGATACGATCCTCAATTTGGCGCAAGGCCATTACACCGGGCTATTCAAAAATATTTAGAAGATCCTTTAGCTGAAGAGATGCTGGCGGCTAATTTGGTTTCAGGTGATACTTTGTTGGTTGATCTTGACGAAGACAATAAAATTATTGTAAAGAAAAAGCAAGCTGAAACCATTGAACATTAA
- a CDS encoding STAS domain-containing protein has product MKFALDKKESYTIVSVLEERLHTLNAADFKTELKVLNEGGVSNIVIDLGKVVFVDSSGLGTILVGNRLCEAAGGTLVITGLNENVQKLITISQLSSVLNITPSVQEAVDYIMMEELMRELSGEENEDEESVLDESFDEE; this is encoded by the coding sequence ATGAAATTCGCACTCGATAAAAAAGAAAGCTATACTATTGTTAGTGTATTGGAAGAAAGACTTCACACTCTAAATGCAGCTGATTTTAAAACTGAACTGAAAGTGCTCAATGAGGGAGGCGTTTCTAATATTGTAATTGATCTTGGCAAAGTTGTTTTCGTTGACTCATCAGGATTAGGAACTATCTTAGTCGGAAACAGACTTTGCGAAGCTGCCGGAGGAACTTTGGTAATTACCGGTTTGAATGAAAACGTCCAAAAACTGATTACCATTTCTCAGCTCTCAAGTGTATTGAATATCACACCTTCTGTTCAGGAAGCAGTGGACTATATTATGATGGAGGAGTTGATGAGAGAACTTTCGGGCGAAGAAAATGAAGATGAAGAATCTGTTTTAGACGAAAGTTTTGATGAGGAATAA
- a CDS encoding right-handed parallel beta-helix repeat-containing protein — translation MRTVFIQFPYFVFCFFWACQLPVFATIWKVGATRTYTLPSQVASLVNHGDTIEIDAGLYESNVAVWTRHNLVFKGKGGMAVLNSNGNSAESKAIWVIKGNNNTVENIEFTGCAVPDQNGAGIRLEGTDLTIRHCYFHHNQMGILAGSNTSSNVLIEYSEFAYHGEGAGGFSHNVYINHLNSLTFRYNYSHHSITGHTLKSRAHNNYIYYNRIGDEADGASSYNIDLPNGGRSFVIGNIVQQAQTSPNSTIITYGAEGLSNPVNELYLVHNTIVNNKASGTFLYVQSGASQVQLINNLFAGNGTVLNGTANINQGNVSTTSPGFENSSVYNYHLSSASPAINAGIVPGEIDGISLQPVFEYTHQQHQILRINNGLPDAGAYEYQGDNSGYLCSLPQYSLQFFGNGSDDIDRVKFQINPQTVIDVGDDMTIDFWLKCLSSNNTGFVYDQMNGDGWITGNIVIDRDIYGSGDYGDFGIAIGQSTGGSANERVVAFGVDRLGNGRTITGTTNIANNLWHHIAVTRNASSGLMKIFVDGVQDAQGTGPTGNISYRDNRSTGFPLSDPFLVVGAEKHDAGVEYPSFNGYFDELRISNLIRYSTGFAPITQPFISDVNTVLLCHFDEGSGELANDIAQSYNTSGIPTDGFLNLGGSPSGPIWSIDNPFYTAFTPVITASETEICMGNPITFSVPSIEGSTYFWTITGNYTILEGGTLTDSFITVQWNENGIGTVNIIQTLP, via the coding sequence ATGAGAACTGTTTTTATTCAATTCCCTTATTTTGTTTTCTGCTTTTTTTGGGCTTGCCAGCTACCCGTATTTGCAACAATCTGGAAAGTTGGGGCAACAAGAACCTATACTTTGCCCAGCCAGGTTGCTTCGTTAGTCAATCATGGCGATACCATTGAAATAGATGCCGGATTGTACGAAAGCAATGTCGCTGTTTGGACACGACATAATCTGGTTTTTAAGGGCAAAGGCGGCATGGCAGTTCTAAACTCAAATGGCAACAGTGCAGAAAGTAAAGCAATTTGGGTGATAAAAGGCAATAACAATACAGTAGAAAATATCGAATTTACGGGTTGTGCTGTTCCTGACCAAAATGGAGCAGGGATTCGTTTGGAAGGAACAGATTTAACAATCAGGCATTGTTATTTCCATCACAATCAAATGGGCATACTTGCAGGAAGTAATACTTCGAGCAATGTGTTAATCGAATATTCTGAATTTGCATATCATGGGGAAGGGGCAGGCGGGTTTTCTCACAATGTGTATATCAATCATTTAAACAGCCTGACGTTCAGGTATAATTATTCACATCATAGCATTACCGGACATACCCTGAAAAGCAGGGCGCACAATAATTATATTTATTACAACAGAATTGGAGATGAAGCTGATGGGGCTTCGAGCTACAATATTGACCTTCCCAACGGAGGACGTTCATTTGTGATTGGCAATATAGTTCAGCAGGCACAAACTTCACCCAACAGTACAATCATCACTTATGGAGCGGAAGGGTTAAGCAATCCGGTGAATGAACTTTATTTGGTTCATAATACCATTGTTAACAATAAAGCTTCGGGGACTTTTTTGTACGTTCAGTCCGGAGCTTCACAGGTACAATTAATAAACAATCTGTTTGCCGGTAACGGTACTGTATTGAATGGTACTGCCAATATCAATCAGGGAAATGTTTCAACCACAAGCCCTGGTTTTGAAAATTCTTCGGTATATAATTATCACCTGTCATCAGCATCTCCGGCCATTAACGCAGGAATTGTACCCGGTGAAATTGATGGAATTTCATTACAACCCGTTTTTGAATATACACATCAGCAACATCAGATTTTGAGAATTAACAACGGTTTGCCCGATGCCGGAGCTTATGAATATCAGGGAGATAATTCCGGCTACCTTTGTTCATTACCTCAATATAGTTTACAGTTTTTTGGCAACGGCTCTGATGATATTGACCGTGTCAAATTTCAGATAAACCCACAAACAGTCATAGATGTCGGAGACGATATGACTATTGATTTCTGGCTGAAATGTTTATCTTCAAATAACACTGGATTTGTTTATGACCAAATGAATGGAGACGGCTGGATTACAGGCAATATCGTGATTGACAGAGATATCTACGGCTCGGGCGATTACGGTGATTTTGGAATTGCAATTGGACAATCTACTGGAGGCAGTGCTAACGAAAGAGTAGTAGCTTTTGGTGTTGACAGATTGGGAAATGGAAGAACCATAACTGGTACAACAAATATCGCCAATAATCTCTGGCATCATATTGCGGTTACCCGAAACGCAAGTTCCGGTTTGATGAAGATTTTTGTTGACGGAGTTCAGGATGCTCAGGGAACCGGGCCAACAGGAAATATCAGCTACCGCGACAATCGAAGCACAGGTTTTCCCTTAAGCGATCCATTTTTAGTTGTTGGAGCAGAAAAACACGATGCCGGCGTGGAATATCCTTCGTTTAACGGATATTTTGACGAACTGCGAATTTCAAATTTAATCAGATACAGCACCGGTTTTGCACCAATCACCCAACCCTTTATTAGTGACGTAAATACAGTTTTGCTTTGTCATTTTGACGAAGGATCCGGAGAGTTGGCAAATGATATTGCGCAATCGTACAACACTTCGGGAATTCCAACTGACGGGTTTTTAAACTTGGGAGGTAGTCCGTCAGGGCCGATTTGGAGTATAGACAATCCGTTTTATACGGCTTTTACTCCGGTCATTACTGCTTCAGAAACAGAAATTTGTATGGGAAACCCAATCACCTTTAGCGTCCCGTCAATTGAAGGTAGTACATATTTCTGGACAATTACAGGAAATTACACAATTCTGGAAGGAGGAACTTTAACAGATTCCTTTATTACTGTTCAATGGAATGAAAATGGAATCGGAACAGTAAACATTATTCAAACACTTCCTTAG
- a CDS encoding acyl-CoA thioesterase, translating into MLVKTPADSLTIMTEMVMPNDTNTLNNLMGGNLMRWMDIAGGVCSRRHAGCVCVTASVDSVAFHNPIRIGEIVTITAKVTRIFNTSMEIHITVHAEGINPGTRRKCNEAFFTFVGLDEWGNKLPLPKIEPTNDEERAFYASAQRRRDLRLILAGRMKPNQSEELKAIFTD; encoded by the coding sequence ATGCTGGTTAAAACCCCCGCTGATTCATTAACTATCATGACAGAAATGGTCATGCCAAATGATACAAACACTTTGAATAACCTGATGGGAGGCAATTTAATGCGTTGGATGGATATTGCAGGTGGTGTCTGTTCAAGACGACATGCGGGCTGTGTCTGTGTAACTGCCTCAGTTGACAGTGTTGCTTTCCACAACCCGATACGAATTGGTGAAATTGTAACAATTACAGCAAAAGTAACCCGTATTTTTAACACTTCGATGGAAATTCACATTACAGTTCATGCAGAAGGTATTAACCCGGGTACACGAAGAAAATGTAACGAGGCCTTTTTTACATTTGTTGGATTGGACGAATGGGGCAACAAACTTCCTTTGCCAAAAATTGAACCGACCAACGATGAAGAAAGGGCATTTTATGCAAGTGCACAAAGAAGACGTGATTTGCGCTTAATTTTAGCCGGAAGAATGAAACCTAATCAGTCTGAAGAGTTAAAAGCTATATTTACAGATTAG
- a CDS encoding acyl-CoA carboxylase subunit beta yields the protein MQDKIQLLENKISSAKLGGGTDRIAKQHKQGKLTARERIELLLDSESFHEIGMLVTHRCTDFEMDKQQFPGDGVVTGYGTINGRLVYVFSQDFTVFGGSLSETNAQKICKIMDLAMKNGAPVIGLNDSGGARIQEGVMSLGGYADIFFRNTMSSGVIPQISAIMGPCAGGAVYSPAITDFILMVENTSYMYVTGPNVVKTVTHENVTHDELGGANTHASKSGVTHFACTNEVNCIETLRQLLGYIPQNCEETAPVYPYQSQDNELRPNLANILPENNNQPYDIREIVTGIVDDQSFLEVHKDYAENIVVGFARIAGRSIGVVANQPAYLAGVLDINSSKKGARFVRFCDAFNIPLLTLVDVPGFLPGTDQEWNGIITNGAKLLFAFCEATVPKVTVIVRKAYGGAYDVMNSKHIDADLNFAWPSAEIAVMGAKGAAEIIFRHEIVAATSPEEKLKEKEQEFIETFANPYRAAERGFIDEVIHPEQTRIRLIQGFKMLENKVANLPRKKHDNIPL from the coding sequence ATGCAGGACAAAATTCAATTGCTTGAAAATAAGATTTCTTCAGCCAAACTTGGAGGCGGAACAGACAGAATTGCAAAACAACATAAACAAGGAAAACTAACAGCCCGTGAAAGAATAGAGTTGTTGTTGGATTCTGAATCATTTCATGAAATCGGAATGTTGGTTACACATCGTTGTACTGATTTTGAAATGGACAAACAACAGTTTCCCGGCGATGGTGTTGTTACCGGATATGGAACCATCAACGGGCGGTTGGTTTATGTTTTTTCACAGGACTTTACCGTTTTTGGAGGCTCACTTTCTGAAACCAATGCACAAAAAATCTGTAAAATCATGGATTTGGCGATGAAAAACGGCGCTCCTGTCATTGGTTTAAACGATTCCGGAGGGGCAAGAATTCAGGAAGGAGTGATGTCTTTAGGTGGATATGCGGATATATTTTTTCGCAATACCATGTCTTCCGGCGTAATTCCTCAAATCTCTGCAATCATGGGACCTTGTGCCGGTGGAGCAGTTTATTCACCTGCCATCACAGATTTTATACTGATGGTAGAGAATACTTCTTATATGTATGTTACAGGGCCGAACGTGGTTAAAACAGTAACTCATGAAAATGTAACACACGACGAATTGGGAGGGGCAAATACTCATGCTTCAAAATCAGGAGTAACCCATTTTGCTTGTACAAATGAGGTAAATTGTATAGAAACGCTAAGACAATTACTGGGATATATTCCTCAGAATTGTGAAGAAACCGCTCCGGTTTATCCTTATCAATCCCAAGACAACGAATTGCGGCCTAACCTTGCAAACATTTTACCGGAAAACAACAATCAACCTTATGATATCAGAGAAATAGTTACCGGAATTGTTGATGATCAATCATTTTTAGAGGTGCATAAAGACTATGCTGAAAACATTGTGGTTGGGTTTGCAAGAATAGCCGGTCGCAGCATTGGTGTTGTCGCCAATCAACCGGCCTATTTAGCCGGTGTATTAGACATAAATTCTTCCAAAAAAGGCGCACGATTTGTGAGGTTTTGTGATGCTTTTAATATTCCATTGTTAACGCTTGTAGATGTTCCCGGCTTCCTTCCCGGAACAGATCAGGAATGGAATGGCATTATTACAAACGGTGCTAAATTACTATTTGCCTTTTGCGAAGCTACGGTACCGAAAGTAACGGTGATTGTTAGAAAGGCTTATGGGGGGGCTTATGATGTGATGAATTCAAAACATATTGATGCAGATTTGAATTTTGCCTGGCCAAGTGCTGAAATTGCTGTTATGGGGGCAAAAGGAGCAGCAGAAATAATTTTCAGACACGAAATTGTGGCAGCCACTTCTCCTGAAGAGAAATTGAAAGAAAAAGAACAGGAATTTATCGAAACCTTTGCCAACCCATACAGAGCAGCCGAGCGAGGTTTTATTGATGAAGTTATTCATCCCGAACAAACCAGAATTCGACTAATTCAAGGTTTCAAAATGCTGGAGAATAAAGTCGCCAATCTCCCAAGAAAAAAACACGACAATATACCGTTGTAA
- a CDS encoding Fic family protein, with translation MTLALKILKTEYFNDYKTRLKVDVESAFATINKIPQTLEDFRFYHANSAVHSSNIEGNTVSFDTYLKSVEFNLHLKTKEIKEIEDLITAYQFARENDLTLENILKAHEILTHSILKKKERGKIRKVKVGVRSEGRLIYLAVEPEFIKQELEKLFADISILLKSNLTTIEVFYFAAYIHLVFVNIHLFVDGNGRATRLIEKWFLAKMLGDNAWFITSEKNYWNNRLTYYKNLQIGVNYYEVKYELSVPFLLMLPNSLLNAL, from the coding sequence ATGACTTTGGCACTCAAAATTTTAAAGACTGAATACTTCAACGACTACAAAACACGCCTGAAAGTTGATGTAGAATCTGCTTTTGCGACAATTAATAAGATACCGCAAACATTAGAGGACTTCAGGTTTTATCATGCAAATTCTGCGGTACACTCTTCAAATATAGAAGGTAACACCGTAAGTTTTGATACTTATCTAAAGTCAGTTGAATTTAACCTTCACCTCAAAACAAAAGAGATAAAAGAAATTGAAGATTTGATTACAGCTTATCAGTTCGCAAGAGAAAATGACCTGACACTTGAAAACATTTTAAAAGCTCATGAAATTCTGACCCATTCCATTTTGAAAAAAAAGGAAAGAGGAAAAATCAGAAAAGTAAAAGTTGGTGTGAGAAGTGAAGGAAGACTAATTTATTTGGCGGTTGAACCCGAGTTTATTAAACAAGAGTTGGAAAAACTGTTTGCTGACATTTCAATTTTGCTTAAATCCAATTTAACAACAATCGAAGTTTTTTACTTCGCAGCTTACATTCATTTAGTATTTGTAAACATCCATCTGTTTGTTGACGGCAACGGCAGAGCAACAAGACTAATTGAAAAATGGTTTTTAGCAAAAATGCTTGGCGACAATGCCTGGTTCATTACGTCCGAAAAAAATTATTGGAATAACAGGTTGACCTATTACAAAAACCTGCAGATTGGAGTAAACTATTACGAAGTGAAATACGAGTTGAGTGTTCCGTTTTTACTCATGCTTCCTAACTCTTTATTGAACGCTTTATGA
- a CDS encoding cupin domain-containing protein → MAIKNKIIRNPKTRHDIKFLQTRKDTNGKLLEMEATYNEHSKEPAAHFHPFQVEDFEVITGELTVRIDGQLKVLKQGETLHIPVNKVHSMWNNSDNKTIVNWKVQPAMDTENLLETVTGLANEGKTNDEGMPNILQVALMAIKYQNVFRLAKPPFAVQKILFIILTPFAYLFGYKPSYPKYFD, encoded by the coding sequence ATGGCAATTAAGAATAAAATTATCCGCAACCCAAAGACCCGGCACGACATTAAGTTTTTGCAAACAAGAAAAGACACGAATGGAAAACTCTTAGAAATGGAAGCCACTTACAACGAACATTCCAAAGAACCTGCTGCACACTTTCATCCTTTTCAGGTGGAAGACTTTGAGGTGATAACAGGTGAGTTGACGGTTCGCATTGACGGACAACTGAAAGTGTTGAAACAAGGAGAAACTCTGCACATACCTGTTAATAAAGTTCATTCAATGTGGAATAACTCTGACAACAAAACAATCGTGAACTGGAAAGTTCAACCTGCAATGGATACAGAAAACCTGCTTGAAACTGTTACCGGACTTGCAAACGAAGGTAAAACAAATGATGAAGGAATGCCAAACATTTTGCAGGTGGCATTGATGGCTATCAAATACCAAAATGTGTTCCGGCTTGCAAAACCGCCATTCGCAGTTCAAAAAATTCTGTTCATTATTCTGACACCTTTTGCTTATTTATTCGGTTACAAACCTTCTTACCCAAAATATTTTGACTAA